One window of Watersipora subatra chromosome 3, tzWatSuba1.1, whole genome shotgun sequence genomic DNA carries:
- the LOC137391190 gene encoding uncharacterized protein isoform X1, which yields MAGDNTEYETKNNGSVVVSTNSSTLVTSTEAEDNSSSGLDGSQIGIIVGVLVAALLITAVILFIIIRRRSKKNSPTKATGTSEVYGDTTAPLRDESKGMLKNGEPGSEPIELEKKEPVADGENTTESSPLKEPASATVAVANESSVVLVTDDGNVC from the exons ATGGCAGGTGATAATActgaatatgaaacaaaaaata ATGGATCAGTTGTTG TATCTACAAATAGTTCAACTCTAGTAACCTCTACGGAAGCGGAGGACAATTCCTCTTCAGGACTTGATGGAAGCCAGATCG GCATCATCGTGGGAGTGCTGGTGGCCGCTTTACTCATCACGGCAGTTATATTATTTATCATCATTAGAAGGAG ATCTAAAAAGAACAGCCCAACAAAAGCAACTGGCACAAGCGAAGTGTATGGAGATACTACGGCACCTTTGAGAGATGAGAGCAAAGGCATGCTCAAGAATGGAGAGCCAGGCTCAGAGCCTATCGAACTTGAG AAGAAAGAGCCAGTAGCTGATGGGGAAAATACTACGGAATCTAGTCCTTTGAAGGAACCTGCTTCTGCGACAG TTGCAGTTGCTAATGAATCCTCAGTTGTCTTGGTGACTGACGATGGTAACGTCTGCTAA
- the LOC137391428 gene encoding R3H domain-containing protein 4-like isoform X1, giving the protein MGIHDRIDPYSKVIHLADLDNSQVLNGEYTSDDASSVSSVHPPTKPSTRRSRNGRVEALNYQSLSERLNCRSKRHAKRHNHLSMVRTLVGLEESEIEGEFAQLSDNYGHSIFSSLFLEAEKMQAWNTYIEMSEEDQMLVIEGDVKSEHDSDESIDADFVEIESEDVSDMRSVHPSYSSDRCFFQIEQRIRNFLKRRHVPLGLLEKIELDVREHFREAPYCIFEVTMETSFGRLLVHAVAQYLGLDSFSMDNENGKSLSVVCKAKEFRPPKEFLSQYLEWKSGKHQDHCTC; this is encoded by the exons ATGGGTATACATGATAGGATTGATCCATACTCTAAAGTTATCCATCTCGCCGATCTGGATAACAG CCAGGTGCTCAATGGCGAATATACAAGTGATGATGCTTCGAGTGTGAGTTCAGTGCATCCCCCTACCAAGCCATCGACAAGACGAAGTAGAAATGGTCGAGTTGAGGCGCTCAACTATCAATCACTGAGTGAGAGACTCAACTGCAGGAGTAAACGACATGCTAAGAGACACAATCATT TGAGCATGGTGCGGACCCTTGTCGGGCTGGAGGAGTCAGAAATAGAAGGAGAGTTTGCCCAGCTTTCTGACAATTATGGCCACTCAATTTTCTCCTCCCTTTTTCTGGAGGCTGAAAAGATGCAG GCCTGGAACACATACATAGAGATGTCTGAGGAAGATCAGATGCTGGTCATTGAGGGAGATGTTAAGTCTGAGCATGACAGCGATGAGTCTATCGATGCTGACTTTGTAGAGATAGAGTCTGAGGACGTATCGGACATGAGATCTG TGCATCCCTCTTATAGCAGTGATCGCTGTTTCTTCCAAATAGAACAACGAATTCGGAATTTTCTTAAGAGACGACATGTTCCACTG GGTCTATTGGAGAAAATTGAACTGGATGTGAGGGAACATTTCAGAGAGGCTCCTTATTGCATTTTTGAGGTGACCATGGAAACAAGCTTTGGTCGACTGCTGGTGCATGCTGTAGCCCAGTATCTTGGACTTGACTCCTTTA GCATGGACAACGAGAATGGAAAAAGCCTTTCTGTTGTGTGTAAAGCAAAGGAGTTTAGACCGCCTAAGGAGTTTTTATCCCAGTACTTAGAATGGAAGTCAGGCAAACACCAAGACCACTGCACTTGTTAG
- the LOC137391428 gene encoding R3H domain-containing protein 4-like isoform X2, translating to MGIHDRIDPYSKVIHLADLDNSQVLNGEYTSDDASSVSSVHPPTKPSTRRSRNGRVEALNYQSLSERLNLSMVRTLVGLEESEIEGEFAQLSDNYGHSIFSSLFLEAEKMQAWNTYIEMSEEDQMLVIEGDVKSEHDSDESIDADFVEIESEDVSDMRSVHPSYSSDRCFFQIEQRIRNFLKRRHVPLGLLEKIELDVREHFREAPYCIFEVTMETSFGRLLVHAVAQYLGLDSFSMDNENGKSLSVVCKAKEFRPPKEFLSQYLEWKSGKHQDHCTC from the exons ATGGGTATACATGATAGGATTGATCCATACTCTAAAGTTATCCATCTCGCCGATCTGGATAACAG CCAGGTGCTCAATGGCGAATATACAAGTGATGATGCTTCGAGTGTGAGTTCAGTGCATCCCCCTACCAAGCCATCGACAAGACGAAGTAGAAATGGTCGAGTTGAGGCGCTCAACTATCAATCACTGAGTGAGAGACTCAACT TGAGCATGGTGCGGACCCTTGTCGGGCTGGAGGAGTCAGAAATAGAAGGAGAGTTTGCCCAGCTTTCTGACAATTATGGCCACTCAATTTTCTCCTCCCTTTTTCTGGAGGCTGAAAAGATGCAG GCCTGGAACACATACATAGAGATGTCTGAGGAAGATCAGATGCTGGTCATTGAGGGAGATGTTAAGTCTGAGCATGACAGCGATGAGTCTATCGATGCTGACTTTGTAGAGATAGAGTCTGAGGACGTATCGGACATGAGATCTG TGCATCCCTCTTATAGCAGTGATCGCTGTTTCTTCCAAATAGAACAACGAATTCGGAATTTTCTTAAGAGACGACATGTTCCACTG GGTCTATTGGAGAAAATTGAACTGGATGTGAGGGAACATTTCAGAGAGGCTCCTTATTGCATTTTTGAGGTGACCATGGAAACAAGCTTTGGTCGACTGCTGGTGCATGCTGTAGCCCAGTATCTTGGACTTGACTCCTTTA GCATGGACAACGAGAATGGAAAAAGCCTTTCTGTTGTGTGTAAAGCAAAGGAGTTTAGACCGCCTAAGGAGTTTTTATCCCAGTACTTAGAATGGAAGTCAGGCAAACACCAAGACCACTGCACTTGTTAG
- the LOC137391190 gene encoding uncharacterized protein isoform X2: MAGDNTEYETKNNGSVVVSTNSSTLVTSTEAEDNSSSGLDGSQIGIIVGVLVAALLITAVILFIIIRRRSKKNSPTKATGTSEVYGDTTAPLRDESKGMLKNGEPGSEPIELEKKEPVADGENTTESSPLKEPASATDAYMSTS; this comes from the exons ATGGCAGGTGATAATActgaatatgaaacaaaaaata ATGGATCAGTTGTTG TATCTACAAATAGTTCAACTCTAGTAACCTCTACGGAAGCGGAGGACAATTCCTCTTCAGGACTTGATGGAAGCCAGATCG GCATCATCGTGGGAGTGCTGGTGGCCGCTTTACTCATCACGGCAGTTATATTATTTATCATCATTAGAAGGAG ATCTAAAAAGAACAGCCCAACAAAAGCAACTGGCACAAGCGAAGTGTATGGAGATACTACGGCACCTTTGAGAGATGAGAGCAAAGGCATGCTCAAGAATGGAGAGCCAGGCTCAGAGCCTATCGAACTTGAG AAGAAAGAGCCAGTAGCTGATGGGGAAAATACTACGGAATCTAGTCCTTTGAAGGAACCTGCTTCTGCGACAG ATGCCTATATGTCAACTAGTTGA